GCGAACCCCATGCCGAAGTCCATGCCCTGCGCGCCGCCGGTGCTAACGCCCGGGGCGCCACCGCCTACGTGACCCTTGAGCCCTGCAGCCACCACGGGCGCACGCCACCCTGCGCCGATGCGTTGGTCAACGCCGGCGTGAAGCGGGTAGTCGCGGCGATGCAGGACCCCAATCCGGAGGTCGCCGGACGTGGTTTGCAACGGCTGGCCCAGGCCGGTATCGCCACCGAAAGCGGTGTGCTGGAGGGCGAGGCACGCAAGCTCAACGAAGGCTTCCTCAAGCGCATGGAGCTGGGCCTGCCGTTCGTGCGGGTCAAGCTCGCCATGAGCCTCGATGGCCGCACCGCCATGGAAAGCGGCGAAAGCCAGTGGATCACCGGTCCGGCTGCACGTTCGGCGGTGCAACGCCTGCGAGCCCAGGCCAGTGTGGTGCTGACGGGCGCCGATACGGTGTTGGCGGACAACGCCCGGCTGACCGTGCGCGCCGACGAACTCGGGTTGGACGCCGAACAAACCGCGCTGGTCATGAGCCGTCCGCCGCTGCGGGTGCTGGTCGACGGCCGCCTGCGGGTGCCGCTCGATGCCGCGTTCTTCAAGGCCGGCCCGGCGCTCGTCGCTACCTGCATGGCGGTGGAAGAACAATACGCCAACGGTCCCGAGTGCATGATCGTCGCGGGTGATGACGGCCAGGTCGATTTGCGGCGCCTGCTGGTTGAGCTGGCGAACCGTGGCGTCAACGAAGTGCTGGTGGAGGCCGGTCCGCGCCTGGCGGGGGCATTCGCCCGACAAGGGTTGGTGGACGAATTCCAGATTTTTGTCGCCGGCAAGTTCCTCGGTTCTACGGCGCGGCCATTGCTTGATTGGCCGCTGGCGCAGATGAAAGACGCGCCGCAGCTGAAAATCACCGACATTCGCGCTGTGGGCGATGACTGGCGAGTCATCGCCGTCCCCGTTCCGCTGGCCAGCGTATAATTCCCGGCTTTCGCCCAAGCGACGGCCTGTTCTCGAGGAGGACTCCATGTTTACCGGCATCATCGAATCCATCGGCAGCATCCGCGCACTCACCCCCAAGGGCGGCGATGTGCGGGTCCATGTCGAAACCGGCAAGCTCGACCTGAGCGACGTCAAGTTGGGCGACAGCATCGCCGTGAACGGCGTCTGCCTGACGGCCGTTGAGCTGCCGGGCGATGGCTTCCTGGCGGATGTCAGCCGCGAAACCCTCGACTGCACGGCGATGAACGATCTCAAGAGCGGCAGTCCGGTCAACCTGGAAAAAGCCCTTACGCCGACCACCCGCCTGGGCGGGCACCTGGTCAGCGGCCATGTCGACGGCGTCGGTGAAGTGGTCTCGCGCACCGATAACGCCCGTGCCGTGGAGTTTCGTATCCGCGCCCCGAAAGAACTTGCCAAGTACATCGCCCACAAAGGCTCGATCACCGTCGACGGCACCAGCCTGACGGTCAATGCGGTGGATGGCGCCGAATTCCTGCTGACGATCATTCCGCATACCCTGAGCGAAACCATCATGGCTTCGTATCGGCCTGGGCGCCGGGTGAACCTGGAAGTCGACTTGCTGGCCCGTTACCTGGAGCGCCTGTTGTTGGGCGATAAGGCCGCGGAGTCCGGCGCCTCGCAAAAGGGCGGCAACATCACTGAAAGCTTTCTGGCCGCCAACGGCTACCTCAAATCCTGACCCAAGGGGGTGCCGCGTGGCGCTCAATAGCATCGAAGAACTGGTTGAAGACATCCGCCAAGGCAAGATGGTCATCCTCATGGATGACGAAGACCGCGAGAACGAAGGCGACCTGATCATGGCCGCCGAATGCTGCAAGG
The Pseudomonas marvdashtae genome window above contains:
- a CDS encoding riboflavin synthase, which codes for MFTGIIESIGSIRALTPKGGDVRVHVETGKLDLSDVKLGDSIAVNGVCLTAVELPGDGFLADVSRETLDCTAMNDLKSGSPVNLEKALTPTTRLGGHLVSGHVDGVGEVVSRTDNARAVEFRIRAPKELAKYIAHKGSITVDGTSLTVNAVDGAEFLLTIIPHTLSETIMASYRPGRRVNLEVDLLARYLERLLLGDKAAESGASQKGGNITESFLAANGYLKS
- the ribD gene encoding bifunctional diaminohydroxyphosphoribosylaminopyrimidine deaminase/5-amino-6-(5-phosphoribosylamino)uracil reductase RibD, whose protein sequence is MTGPAQQAILDAHYMARALELARRGHYTTHPNPRVGCVIVRDGQIVGEGWHIRAGEPHAEVHALRAAGANARGATAYVTLEPCSHHGRTPPCADALVNAGVKRVVAAMQDPNPEVAGRGLQRLAQAGIATESGVLEGEARKLNEGFLKRMELGLPFVRVKLAMSLDGRTAMESGESQWITGPAARSAVQRLRAQASVVLTGADTVLADNARLTVRADELGLDAEQTALVMSRPPLRVLVDGRLRVPLDAAFFKAGPALVATCMAVEEQYANGPECMIVAGDDGQVDLRRLLVELANRGVNEVLVEAGPRLAGAFARQGLVDEFQIFVAGKFLGSTARPLLDWPLAQMKDAPQLKITDIRAVGDDWRVIAVPVPLASV